In Nocardia asteroides, the following proteins share a genomic window:
- a CDS encoding TetR/AcrR family transcriptional regulator: protein MAPRDAVDAVIAGGGTKQAIRDAAVQLFATKGFEQTSLREVADMVGITKASLYYHYASKLDLLLAIVDPIIGHVRGIVTDIDAVPYDAEGIRAVLRAYLRGMIRHRDAGAVFVRDAAAVVNAITDRYPDLMEPTMDLRVWLAGPDPDPEAMLRASAAIEVLGVALLSTEVAPGATDALVEKTLLDAATCVLTACGTA, encoded by the coding sequence ATGGCTCCCCGGGACGCTGTCGACGCCGTAATCGCAGGTGGCGGCACCAAGCAGGCCATTCGTGACGCCGCGGTCCAGCTCTTCGCGACCAAGGGTTTCGAGCAGACGAGCCTGCGTGAGGTCGCCGATATGGTGGGGATCACAAAGGCGTCGCTGTACTACCACTACGCCTCGAAGCTGGATCTGCTGCTCGCCATCGTCGATCCGATCATCGGGCACGTGCGCGGGATCGTCACCGATATCGACGCCGTCCCGTACGACGCCGAGGGCATCCGCGCGGTCCTGCGGGCTTACCTGCGCGGGATGATCCGGCACCGCGACGCGGGCGCGGTGTTCGTGCGCGACGCCGCCGCGGTCGTCAACGCCATCACCGATCGCTACCCCGATCTGATGGAACCGACCATGGACCTGCGGGTCTGGCTGGCCGGCCCCGATCCGGACCCGGAGGCGATGTTGCGGGCGTCGGCGGCCATCGAGGTGCTCGGCGTGGCGCTGCTGTCCACCGAAGTCGCGCCGGGCGCGACCGACGCGCTGGTCGAGAAGACCCTGCTGGACGCGGCCACCTGCGTTCTGACCGCGTGCGGGACCGCGTAA
- a CDS encoding RrF2 family transcriptional regulator has product MHITARVDYAVRTLLELAAADGVVKAEAIAAAAQIPPKVLETVLSELRRAELVLSRRGPDGGYRLARPAPEISVADVIRAVESPLASVRGQRPEDVRYPGAAEPLQQVWIALRVNIRAVLENVSIADIAADQLPGFIGELVADPGAWARREPRTPAGT; this is encoded by the coding sequence GTGCATATCACCGCCAGGGTCGATTACGCGGTGCGAACGTTGCTCGAGCTCGCCGCGGCCGACGGAGTCGTCAAGGCCGAGGCCATCGCCGCCGCAGCGCAGATCCCACCGAAGGTGCTCGAGACCGTGCTGTCCGAGCTACGCCGGGCCGAGCTCGTGCTCAGCAGACGCGGGCCCGACGGCGGCTACCGGCTGGCCCGGCCCGCGCCGGAGATCTCCGTCGCCGATGTCATCCGGGCCGTGGAGTCGCCGCTGGCCTCCGTGCGCGGGCAGCGGCCGGAGGACGTGCGCTACCCGGGGGCGGCCGAGCCGTTGCAGCAGGTGTGGATCGCGCTGCGGGTCAATATCCGCGCGGTGCTGGAGAACGTCTCGATCGCCGATATCGCCGCCGACCAGCTGCCGGGCTTCATCGGCGAGCTCGTCGCCGACCCGGGCGCCTGGGCGCGCCGCGAGCCGCGGACCCCGGCCGGAACCTGA
- a CDS encoding RDD family protein, with product MTSGGYDPNQYPQGGQPGGYGQDPYGQQQPGYGQQQPGYGQQPGYGQQQPGYGQQPAYGQDPYGQQQPAYGQDPYGQQPGGYGQDPYGQQQQGYGGVQPADLGVRIGARVIDNLIVSLPLAIVLALVFSGNTYQIISGAIVSLAVYGYFIAMEVTQGTSLGKKMLGLRVVAPGGAPNLTPEQSAKRNVFQIVGLIPCVGGLISLGLAIYIMITISQDPNKQGWHDKFAGGTQVVKG from the coding sequence ATGACCAGCGGTGGTTACGACCCCAACCAGTACCCGCAGGGCGGTCAGCCCGGCGGCTACGGCCAGGACCCCTACGGCCAGCAGCAGCCGGGTTACGGGCAGCAGCAGCCGGGTTACGGCCAGCAGCCGGGATACGGGCAGCAGCAGCCGGGCTACGGCCAGCAGCCCGCCTACGGCCAGGACCCCTACGGCCAGCAGCAGCCGGCCTATGGCCAGGACCCGTACGGTCAGCAGCCGGGTGGGTACGGCCAGGACCCGTACGGTCAGCAGCAGCAGGGCTACGGCGGCGTGCAGCCGGCCGACCTGGGTGTCCGCATCGGTGCCCGCGTCATCGACAACCTGATCGTCAGCCTGCCGCTCGCGATCGTGCTGGCGCTGGTGTTCAGCGGCAACACCTACCAGATCATCAGCGGCGCCATCGTCTCGCTGGCGGTCTACGGCTACTTCATCGCCATGGAAGTCACCCAGGGCACCTCGCTCGGCAAGAAGATGCTGGGCCTGCGGGTCGTCGCCCCCGGCGGCGCGCCGAACCTGACCCCGGAGCAGTCGGCCAAGCGCAACGTGTTCCAGATCGTCGGCCTGATCCCGTGCGTGGGTGGCCTGATCAGCCTGGGTCTGGCGATCTACATCATGATCACCATCTCCCAGGACCCGAACAAGCAGGGCTGGCACGACAAGTTCGCCGGCGGCACGCAGGTCGTCAAGGGCTGA
- the tgt gene encoding tRNA guanosine(34) transglycosylase Tgt — translation MADPSEFSFTVGTRLDGGRHGRTGVIGTPHGEIATPAFIPVGTKASVKAVLPETMKELGAQALLANAYHLYLQPGADIVDEAGGLGRFMNWSGPTFTDSGGFQVMSLGVGFKKVLAMEAVDIRSDEVIAEGKERLATVDDDGVTFRSHLDGSKHRFTPEVSMGIQHQLGADIVFAFDELTTLLNTRGYQEKSLQRTQDWAQRCIDEHEKLTGERGHRPYQALFAVIQGAQYEDLRRKACRDLEAVRGAGGTEFDGYGIGGALEKHNLGTIVGWCCDELPEHKPRHMLGISEPEDMFVAIENGADTFDCVNPSRVARNAAIYVDEGRFNINTSRFRRDFTPIDENCDCYTCAHYTRAYLHHLFKAKEMLSATLCTIHNERFTVRLVDRIRASIDGGYFDDFKAEFLGNWKGRLKAPGA, via the coding sequence GTGGCCGATCCCAGCGAGTTCTCCTTCACCGTAGGCACCCGTCTCGACGGCGGGCGGCACGGCCGTACCGGCGTGATCGGTACCCCGCACGGCGAGATCGCCACGCCCGCCTTCATCCCGGTGGGCACCAAGGCCTCGGTGAAGGCGGTGCTGCCGGAGACCATGAAGGAACTCGGCGCGCAGGCGCTGCTGGCCAACGCCTACCACCTCTACCTGCAGCCCGGCGCGGACATCGTCGACGAGGCGGGCGGGCTCGGCAGGTTCATGAACTGGTCCGGTCCCACCTTCACCGACAGTGGCGGCTTCCAGGTGATGTCGCTGGGCGTCGGGTTCAAGAAGGTGCTGGCGATGGAGGCCGTCGACATCCGCTCCGACGAGGTGATCGCCGAGGGCAAGGAGCGCCTGGCCACCGTCGACGACGACGGCGTCACCTTCCGCTCCCATCTGGACGGCTCCAAGCATCGCTTCACGCCCGAGGTGTCGATGGGCATCCAGCACCAGCTCGGCGCCGACATCGTGTTCGCCTTCGACGAGCTCACCACGCTGCTGAACACCCGTGGCTACCAGGAGAAATCGCTGCAGCGCACGCAGGACTGGGCGCAGCGCTGCATCGACGAGCACGAGAAGCTCACCGGCGAACGCGGCCACCGGCCGTATCAGGCGCTGTTTGCGGTGATCCAGGGCGCGCAGTACGAGGACCTGCGCCGCAAGGCCTGCCGCGATCTCGAGGCGGTGCGCGGCGCGGGCGGCACCGAGTTCGACGGCTACGGCATCGGCGGGGCGCTGGAGAAGCACAACCTGGGCACCATCGTCGGCTGGTGCTGCGACGAGCTGCCCGAGCACAAGCCGCGGCACATGCTGGGGATCAGCGAGCCCGAGGACATGTTCGTCGCGATCGAGAACGGCGCCGACACCTTCGACTGCGTGAACCCCTCCCGGGTGGCGCGCAACGCGGCGATCTACGTCGACGAGGGCCGGTTCAACATCAACACCAGCCGCTTCCGCCGCGATTTCACCCCGATCGACGAGAACTGCGACTGCTACACCTGCGCCCACTACACCCGCGCGTACCTGCATCACCTGTTCAAGGCCAAGGAGATGCTCTCGGCCACGCTCTGCACGATCCACAACGAGCGGTTCACCGTCCGGCTCGTGGACCGCATCCGCGCGAGCATCGACGGCGGCTACTTCGACGATTTCAAGGCCGAGTTCCTCGGCAACTGGAAGGGCAGGCTGAAGGCGCCCGGCGCCTAG
- a CDS encoding ABC transporter ATP-binding protein: MLITLLRTYLAPYRAQLAGVLVLQLISVIAMLYLPSLNADLIDNGVTKGDIGYIWSTGLFMLAVSCVQIVASSASVYLGAQAAMGAGRDMRGGVLHRVETFSAREVGMFGAPSLITRSTNDIQQVQLLIVMSVTILVMAPIMCVGGIIMALREDLGLSWLLLIAVPALALAMGTIVARMVPGFRQMQERIDSVNRVLREQITGIRVVRAFVRERQEIWRFGMANTALTDASLRVGKLMALMFPTVMLISNLTAVAVIWFGGHHVDNGTMQIGSLTAMLSYIMQILMAVMMASFLAMMAPRAAVSADRIGGVLDTESSVRPPKLPQPFAGDPAEVDLRFAEFAFPGAEKPVLRGIRFQVAPGTTTAIVGSTGSGKTTLINLIPRLIDVTDGAVYVGGTDVRHLDLEQLRGGIGLVPQKAYLFSGTVASNLRYGRPEATDEELWRALEVAQAADFVREMPQGLETPVAQGGTTVSGGQRQRLCIARALVRKPRVYLFDDSFSALDVATDARLRAALKPETADAAVIIVAQRIATIRDADQIVVLEDGAMAGIGTHDQLMQRCPEYREIVESQLSVEEAR; encoded by the coding sequence ATGTTGATCACCCTGCTGCGGACCTACCTGGCCCCGTACCGCGCCCAGCTGGCGGGGGTCCTCGTACTCCAGCTGATCTCGGTCATCGCGATGCTCTACCTGCCCAGCCTCAACGCCGACCTCATCGACAACGGCGTGACCAAGGGCGATATCGGCTACATCTGGTCCACCGGCCTGTTCATGCTCGCGGTCAGCTGTGTGCAGATCGTGGCCTCGTCGGCCTCGGTGTACCTGGGCGCGCAGGCGGCCATGGGCGCGGGCCGGGACATGCGCGGCGGGGTGCTGCACCGGGTCGAGACGTTCTCGGCCAGGGAGGTCGGCATGTTCGGCGCGCCGTCGCTGATCACCCGCTCGACCAACGACATCCAGCAGGTGCAGCTGCTCATCGTCATGTCGGTGACGATTCTGGTGATGGCGCCCATCATGTGCGTCGGCGGCATCATCATGGCGCTGCGCGAAGATCTGGGCCTGTCGTGGCTGCTGCTCATCGCCGTCCCGGCGCTGGCGCTGGCCATGGGCACGATCGTGGCCCGCATGGTGCCCGGCTTCCGGCAGATGCAGGAGCGTATCGACAGCGTCAACCGGGTGCTGCGCGAACAGATCACCGGCATCAGGGTGGTGCGCGCGTTCGTCCGTGAGCGGCAGGAGATCTGGCGCTTCGGGATGGCGAACACCGCGCTCACCGACGCCTCGCTGCGCGTGGGCAAGCTGATGGCGCTGATGTTCCCGACGGTCATGCTGATCAGCAACCTCACCGCCGTCGCGGTGATCTGGTTCGGCGGTCACCACGTGGACAACGGCACCATGCAGATCGGCTCGCTCACCGCGATGCTGTCCTACATCATGCAGATCCTGATGGCGGTCATGATGGCCTCGTTCCTGGCGATGATGGCGCCGCGCGCCGCCGTCTCGGCCGACCGGATCGGCGGGGTGCTCGACACCGAGTCCTCGGTGCGCCCGCCGAAGCTGCCGCAGCCCTTCGCCGGCGACCCGGCGGAGGTCGACCTGCGGTTCGCCGAATTCGCCTTCCCCGGCGCGGAGAAGCCGGTGCTGCGCGGCATCCGCTTCCAGGTGGCGCCCGGCACCACCACCGCGATCGTCGGCTCCACCGGTTCGGGCAAGACCACCCTGATCAACCTGATCCCGCGGCTGATCGACGTCACCGACGGCGCGGTCTACGTCGGCGGCACCGACGTGCGCCACTTGGACCTGGAACAGTTGCGCGGCGGGATCGGGCTGGTGCCGCAGAAGGCGTACCTGTTCTCCGGCACCGTCGCGAGCAACCTGCGCTACGGCCGTCCCGAGGCCACCGACGAGGAGCTGTGGCGGGCGCTCGAGGTGGCCCAGGCGGCCGACTTCGTGCGCGAGATGCCGCAGGGACTGGAGACCCCGGTGGCCCAGGGCGGCACCACGGTCTCCGGCGGACAGCGCCAGCGGCTGTGTATCGCCAGGGCGCTGGTCCGCAAGCCGCGGGTGTACCTGTTCGACGACTCCTTCTCGGCGCTCGACGTCGCCACCGACGCCCGGCTGCGCGCGGCGCTGAAGCCGGAGACCGCCGACGCGGCGGTGATCATCGTCGCCCAGCGGATCGCGACCATTCGCGACGCCGACCAGATCGTCGTCCTGGAGGACGGCGCGATGGCAGGCATCGGCACCCACGACCAGCTCATGCAGCGGTGCCCCGAGTACCGCGAGATCGTCGAGTCCCAGCTGAGCGTGGAGGAGGCTCGATGA
- a CDS encoding MMPL family transporter, which yields MSVYLYRWGKFAFRRKWIVLPVWLLLFLLLGGVGAALSKPMTNDFSMPSLPSARANEILDKHFPGMSEQFKFDAVSGTYVIGAPEGQKLTDPANRAAIDALITKLGELSIVDHEKPLMSPIELTDKMGCLANPDPSQCSGAPLNVLSSTAPQTVAVLNVPFNIAGVTDVTDKERDAAYEVAAEARNAGLTVELSGSIAVKQEQPSGKSELIGMGVALIVMVVAFGAIVAAVVPIVTAIVGLGAATSLIMLGTSVIEVPSFTTFLASMIGIALSIDYALFIVSRYKHELAVRDSAEEAAGTALGTAGSAVVFAGLTVIIALGALSIVGVQFLTFMGLGGAIAAGFAVLTAITLMPALMGAFGKYLFKPKLPLVAQNDPEDESTVTNGQRFARLIGKAPWVALILSVVVLGALAAPAAGLNLGLPGEDSMPKTSTVRKAYELRTEGFGEGSNGVLMVVTDLSAVPEDQREAAVGALRAKLDSYEGMDYVTEPQWSENKQGAMLNGVPKSGPNNQATKDLVAEARGAEADLKAQYGMEYGITGTTAIYADVDHVLLSKIVPYLAIVAGAAFILLILVFRSILVPLTAALGFLLSMAATFGATVLIFQEGKLGLIEDPQPLVSFLPIMLIGLVFGLAMDYQVFLVTRMREEFVHGKSPKDAMVSGYHHGARVVTSAAIIMISVFGSFILESDVTAKSFGFALAAGVAIDAFIVRMIVVPALLVIMGKWSWWIPKWLDRILPDIDVEGSKLEQLRNQNAETVKQPVTVS from the coding sequence GTGTCCGTATACCTGTACAGATGGGGAAAGTTCGCTTTCCGCCGCAAATGGATCGTGTTGCCGGTCTGGCTTCTGCTGTTCCTGCTGCTCGGCGGCGTCGGCGCCGCCCTCAGCAAGCCGATGACCAACGATTTCAGCATGCCCTCGCTGCCGTCGGCGCGGGCCAACGAGATTCTCGACAAGCACTTCCCCGGCATGTCCGAGCAGTTCAAGTTCGACGCCGTGTCGGGCACCTACGTGATCGGCGCGCCGGAGGGCCAGAAGCTCACCGACCCGGCCAATCGCGCCGCGATCGACGCGCTGATCACCAAGCTCGGTGAGCTGTCGATCGTCGATCACGAGAAGCCGCTGATGAGCCCGATCGAGCTCACCGACAAGATGGGCTGCCTCGCCAACCCGGACCCGTCGCAGTGCTCGGGCGCGCCGCTCAACGTCCTCAGCTCGACCGCGCCGCAGACCGTCGCCGTGCTGAACGTGCCGTTCAACATCGCCGGCGTCACCGACGTGACCGACAAGGAACGCGACGCCGCCTACGAGGTGGCCGCCGAAGCCCGCAACGCGGGTCTGACGGTCGAGCTCAGCGGTTCGATCGCGGTCAAGCAGGAGCAGCCGAGCGGCAAGTCCGAGCTGATCGGCATGGGCGTCGCGTTGATCGTGATGGTCGTGGCCTTCGGCGCGATCGTCGCCGCCGTCGTCCCGATCGTCACCGCGATCGTCGGCCTGGGCGCCGCGACCTCGCTGATCATGCTCGGTACCTCGGTGATCGAGGTGCCCAGCTTCACCACCTTCCTCGCCTCGATGATCGGCATCGCGCTGTCCATCGACTACGCGCTGTTCATCGTCTCGCGCTACAAGCACGAACTGGCCGTGCGTGATTCGGCCGAGGAAGCCGCGGGTACCGCGCTCGGCACCGCCGGTTCGGCCGTGGTGTTCGCGGGTCTGACCGTCATCATCGCGCTGGGCGCGCTGAGCATCGTCGGCGTGCAGTTCCTGACCTTCATGGGTCTGGGTGGCGCCATCGCCGCCGGCTTCGCGGTGCTCACCGCGATCACCCTGATGCCCGCGCTGATGGGCGCCTTCGGCAAGTACCTGTTCAAGCCGAAGCTGCCGCTGGTCGCCCAGAACGACCCCGAGGACGAGTCCACCGTCACCAACGGCCAGCGCTTCGCCCGCCTGATCGGCAAGGCCCCGTGGGTCGCGCTGATCCTGTCGGTGGTCGTGCTCGGCGCGCTCGCCGCCCCCGCCGCCGGCCTGAACCTGGGTCTGCCCGGCGAGGACTCGATGCCGAAGACCTCCACCGTCCGCAAGGCCTACGAGCTGCGCACCGAGGGCTTCGGTGAGGGCAGCAACGGCGTGCTGATGGTCGTCACCGACCTGAGCGCGGTCCCCGAGGACCAGCGGGAGGCCGCGGTCGGCGCACTGCGCGCCAAGCTCGACTCCTACGAGGGCATGGACTACGTCACCGAGCCGCAGTGGAGCGAGAACAAGCAGGGCGCCATGCTCAACGGCGTGCCGAAGTCTGGCCCGAACAACCAGGCCACCAAGGACCTGGTCGCCGAGGCGCGCGGCGCCGAAGCGGATCTGAAGGCCCAGTACGGCATGGAGTACGGCATCACCGGCACCACCGCCATCTACGCCGATGTCGACCACGTGCTGCTCAGCAAGATCGTGCCCTACCTGGCGATCGTCGCCGGTGCCGCGTTCATCCTGCTGATCCTGGTGTTCCGCTCGATCCTGGTTCCGCTGACCGCCGCGCTGGGCTTCCTGCTCTCGATGGCGGCCACCTTCGGCGCGACCGTGCTGATCTTCCAGGAGGGCAAGCTGGGCCTCATCGAGGACCCACAGCCGCTGGTCAGCTTCCTGCCGATCATGTTGATCGGCTTGGTGTTCGGCCTGGCGATGGACTACCAGGTGTTCCTGGTGACCCGCATGCGCGAGGAATTCGTGCACGGCAAGTCGCCCAAGGACGCGATGGTCTCCGGCTACCACCACGGCGCCCGCGTCGTCACCTCGGCGGCGATCATCATGATCTCGGTGTTCGGTTCGTTCATCCTCGAATCGGATGTCACCGCGAAGTCGTTCGGTTTCGCGCTGGCTGCCGGTGTGGCGATCGACGCCTTCATCGTCCGCATGATCGTCGTGCCCGCACTGCTGGTGATCATGGGCAAGTGGTCGTGGTGGATCCCGAAGTGGCTCGACCGCATCCTGCCCGACATCGACGTCGAGGGTTCGAAGCTCGAGCAGCTGCGTAACCAGAACGCCGAAACGGTGAAACAGCCGGTCACGGTCTCCTGA
- a CDS encoding DUF4190 domain-containing protein, whose amino-acid sequence MTNPGDSDEWWKQYGGSGVSPESGAPGSVPQYPSAQPSQPSNYPSTPQYPQQPAPPPSQPQYPNYQQPSAPQYPQQPPAQPQPYGAYPAAGGYQPYGAYPQPQGTNGLAIGSLVASLVGLCTCVGSIVGIVLGVMALNQLKERGGEGRGMALAGIWIGAITLVLGLLYVVFVIVLGVAGGLDSSSSY is encoded by the coding sequence ATGACGAATCCCGGCGATTCCGACGAATGGTGGAAGCAGTACGGCGGCTCCGGCGTGTCGCCGGAGTCCGGCGCGCCGGGTTCGGTGCCGCAGTACCCGTCCGCGCAGCCGTCGCAGCCCTCCAACTACCCGTCGACGCCGCAGTACCCGCAGCAGCCCGCGCCCCCGCCGTCGCAGCCGCAGTACCCGAACTACCAGCAGCCCTCGGCGCCGCAGTATCCCCAGCAGCCGCCCGCGCAGCCGCAGCCGTACGGCGCGTACCCGGCTGCCGGTGGGTATCAGCCGTACGGCGCGTACCCGCAGCCGCAGGGCACCAACGGCCTGGCGATCGGCTCGCTGGTCGCGTCGCTGGTCGGCCTGTGCACCTGCGTCGGCTCGATCGTGGGCATCGTGCTGGGCGTGATGGCGCTCAACCAGCTCAAGGAGCGCGGTGGTGAGGGTCGCGGAATGGCGCTGGCAGGCATCTGGATCGGTGCGATCACCCTGGTGCTCGGCCTGCTGTACGTGGTGTTCGTGATCGTGCTCGGGGTGGCGGGCGGATTGGATTCGTCCTCGTCGTACTGA
- a CDS encoding queuosine precursor transporter yields MEPVTDANTLDQPAESGRPAPDHAAFAQVARGFYPVIVAIFTATLIISNICATKGVEFFADKSVMLGPVQILPIATDGAFFLFPLAYILGDVLSEVYGFRATRHAIYTGFAALLLTVACFAIAIRLPAAGFYENQEAFRTVLGTTPQLVLAGLAGYFVGQLLNSATLVLIKERTKEKHLWARLLGSTVVGEFADTLIFCSIAATAIGIDSWQSFVNYVIVGFLWKTLVEILVMPITYRVIALLKKTEPSYAPAQRDALHD; encoded by the coding sequence ATGGAACCCGTGACTGACGCAAACACTCTCGACCAACCTGCCGAATCTGGGCGCCCCGCGCCGGACCACGCGGCGTTCGCCCAGGTTGCGCGGGGGTTCTACCCGGTAATCGTCGCCATTTTCACGGCGACACTGATCATCTCCAACATCTGCGCCACCAAGGGCGTCGAGTTCTTCGCCGACAAATCGGTGATGCTGGGCCCGGTCCAGATCCTGCCGATCGCCACCGACGGCGCCTTCTTCCTCTTCCCCCTCGCCTACATCCTGGGTGACGTGCTCAGCGAGGTGTACGGCTTCCGCGCCACCCGCCACGCCATCTACACCGGTTTCGCCGCGCTGCTGCTGACCGTCGCCTGCTTCGCGATCGCGATCCGGCTGCCCGCCGCGGGCTTCTACGAGAACCAGGAAGCCTTCCGCACGGTCCTGGGCACCACGCCGCAGCTGGTGCTGGCCGGACTGGCCGGGTATTTCGTCGGTCAGCTGCTGAACTCGGCCACCCTGGTGCTGATCAAGGAGCGCACCAAGGAGAAGCACCTGTGGGCCCGCCTGCTCGGCTCCACCGTGGTCGGCGAGTTCGCCGACACCCTGATCTTCTGCTCGATCGCGGCCACCGCCATCGGCATCGACAGCTGGCAGTCGTTCGTGAACTACGTGATCGTCGGCTTCCTCTGGAAGACGCTGGTCGAGATCCTCGTCATGCCGATCACCTACCGCGTGATCGCGCTGCTCAAGAAGACCGAACCCTCCTACGCCCCGGCACAGCGCGACGCGCTGCACGACTGA
- a CDS encoding ABC transporter ATP-binding protein produces MRPGAPVPGAPGTKAKSFGPSLKRLLRRLVPERVAVGVIVALVITSVVLNTLGPYLLGQATNLVFDGFVGKQLDPRFTKEETIQLLRDRGENTRADMLSAMNVIPGTGIDFDAVARVLVIVLALYVAAALFGWLQGYLLNIVINRTVKRLRDEVEAKLHQLPLRYFDSAPRGDVLSRVTNDVDNVSQSLQQTMSQLLTSLFTVIGILIMMFWISPLLALIALLTVPAAIVVTAQIAKRSKPHFVDQWKYTGAVNASVEEAYTGHEIITAFGRSREVGKEFDERNQKLYDASFKAQFISGLIMPAIMFLGNVNFVFIALVGGLRVATGNLSLGDVQAFIQYSRQFSQPLTQIGAMANLLQSGVASAERIFEILDAEEQSPDPAVENPRPVDRGRVEFEAVSFGYDPEVPIIERLSLVADPGHVVAIVGPTGAGKTTLVNLLMRFYELDAGTIAIDDVDITTISRDHLRSRIGMVLQDTWLFKGTIRENIAYGNPSASEHDILAAARAAYVDRFVHALPNGYDTVIDEEGGGVSAGEKQLITIARAFLAKPSILILDEATSSVDTRTELLVQQATAALRRDRTSFVIAHRLSTIRDADLIVVMEKGRIVEHGTHERLLEERGAYFRLYNAQFAAAEL; encoded by the coding sequence ATGAGGCCAGGAGCTCCCGTCCCCGGCGCGCCCGGGACGAAGGCCAAATCGTTCGGCCCCTCGCTGAAGCGGCTGCTGCGCAGGCTCGTTCCGGAACGGGTCGCGGTCGGCGTGATCGTGGCGCTGGTGATCACCTCGGTGGTGCTCAACACGCTGGGTCCCTACCTGCTCGGCCAGGCCACCAACCTGGTCTTCGACGGCTTCGTCGGCAAGCAGCTCGATCCCCGGTTCACCAAAGAGGAGACCATTCAGCTGCTGCGCGACCGGGGCGAGAACACCCGTGCGGACATGCTCTCGGCGATGAACGTCATCCCGGGCACCGGCATCGATTTCGACGCCGTCGCCCGGGTGTTGGTGATCGTGCTCGCGCTCTATGTCGCGGCCGCGCTGTTCGGCTGGTTGCAGGGCTATCTGCTCAACATCGTCATCAACCGGACGGTCAAGCGGCTGCGCGACGAGGTGGAGGCCAAACTGCACCAGCTGCCGCTGCGCTACTTCGACTCCGCCCCGCGTGGTGACGTGCTCAGCCGCGTCACCAACGACGTCGACAATGTCTCGCAGAGCCTGCAGCAGACCATGAGCCAGCTGCTGACCTCGCTGTTCACCGTGATCGGCATCCTGATCATGATGTTCTGGATCTCGCCGCTGCTGGCGCTGATCGCGCTGCTCACCGTTCCGGCCGCGATCGTGGTCACCGCGCAGATCGCCAAGCGGTCCAAGCCGCACTTCGTGGACCAGTGGAAGTACACCGGCGCGGTGAACGCCTCGGTGGAGGAGGCCTACACCGGCCACGAGATCATCACCGCGTTCGGCCGCAGCCGCGAGGTCGGCAAGGAGTTCGACGAGCGCAATCAGAAGCTCTACGACGCCAGCTTCAAGGCGCAGTTCATCTCCGGCCTGATCATGCCGGCGATCATGTTCCTCGGGAACGTGAACTTCGTGTTCATCGCGCTGGTCGGCGGCCTGCGGGTGGCCACCGGCAATCTCTCGCTCGGTGACGTGCAGGCCTTCATCCAGTACTCGCGCCAGTTCAGTCAGCCGCTCACCCAGATCGGTGCGATGGCCAACCTGCTGCAGTCCGGCGTCGCCTCGGCCGAGCGGATCTTCGAGATCCTCGACGCCGAGGAGCAGAGCCCGGATCCGGCGGTGGAGAACCCGCGTCCGGTCGACCGCGGCCGGGTCGAGTTCGAGGCGGTGTCGTTCGGGTACGACCCGGAGGTGCCGATCATCGAGCGGCTGTCCCTGGTCGCCGATCCGGGCCATGTGGTCGCGATCGTCGGGCCCACCGGCGCGGGCAAGACCACGCTGGTCAACCTGCTGATGCGGTTCTACGAGCTGGACGCGGGCACCATCGCCATCGACGACGTCGACATCACCACCATCAGCCGCGACCATCTGCGCTCGCGGATCGGCATGGTGCTGCAGGACACGTGGCTGTTCAAGGGCACGATCCGGGAGAACATCGCCTACGGCAACCCGAGCGCCTCCGAGCACGACATCCTCGCCGCGGCCAGGGCCGCCTACGTCGACCGGTTCGTGCACGCCCTGCCGAACGGCTACGACACCGTGATCGACGAGGAAGGTGGCGGCGTCAGCGCGGGCGAGAAACAGCTCATCACCATCGCGCGCGCGTTCCTGGCCAAGCCGTCGATCCTCATCCTGGACGAGGCCACCAGCTCGGTCGACACCCGCACCGAGCTGCTGGTGCAGCAGGCCACCGCGGCCCTGCGCCGCGACCGCACCAGCTTCGTGATCGCGCACCGGCTCTCGACCATTCGCGACGCCGACCTGATCGTGGTGATGGAGAAGGGCCGCATCGTCGAGCACGGCACGCACGAGCGACTGCTGGAGGAACGCGGCGCGTACTTCCGCCTCTACAACGCCCAGTTCGCGGCGGCGGAACTGTAG